Proteins encoded within one genomic window of Dehalococcoidia bacterium:
- the ruvC gene encoding crossover junction endodeoxyribonuclease RuvC codes for MAAAGVPQVILGIDPGTRVTGWGVITLEGDEPRSAECGVITPKQRLPIEQRLHHIFSELGDVIARFQPHVMAVEEPFVGTNVRSAMAIGEARTVAMLAATLAGLQLRHYAPARIKQMVAGYGQGDKEQVRHMLRLHLRLDHAPDDLNASDALAVALCHAMCAREEALLAR; via the coding sequence GTGGCTGCCGCCGGCGTCCCGCAGGTCATCCTTGGCATCGATCCCGGCACGCGCGTCACGGGCTGGGGCGTCATCACGCTTGAAGGCGATGAGCCGCGCAGCGCCGAGTGCGGCGTCATCACCCCGAAGCAACGGCTGCCCATCGAGCAGCGCCTGCATCACATCTTCTCCGAACTCGGCGATGTCATCGCGCGCTTCCAGCCGCATGTCATGGCCGTCGAAGAGCCGTTCGTGGGTACGAACGTCCGCTCCGCGATGGCGATCGGCGAGGCGCGTACCGTCGCCATGCTCGCGGCGACGCTGGCCGGGCTGCAGTTGCGCCATTACGCGCCGGCCCGCATCAAGCAGATGGTCGCCGGGTACGGGCAGGGCGACAAGGAGCAGGTACGCCACATGCTGCGCCTCCACCTGCGCCTCGACCATGCCCCGGATGACCTCAACGCCAGCGACGCCCTCGCCGTCGCGCTGTGCCACGCGATGTGCGCCCGTGAAGAGGCGCTGCTCGCCCGATAG
- a CDS encoding NUDIX hydrolase, with protein MNQPHQDLAVPRVVASEKIFDGRMIGLRVDTLELPDGATHRREIVEYGVAVVLVPVDADGKLLMVRQYRHAAGAWLLELPAGGMDDDDAAPEAAAQRELREETGHRGTLARIGGMFLAPGYSEEYQHIFAATDLVEDALDADEDEGLRLERVPLADALDLIDRGDVCDAKSIAGLLMYLRHVGRAR; from the coding sequence GTGAACCAGCCGCACCAGGACCTCGCCGTTCCACGCGTGGTGGCCAGCGAGAAGATCTTCGACGGGCGCATGATCGGCCTGCGCGTCGATACGCTGGAGCTGCCGGACGGCGCGACGCATCGCCGCGAGATCGTCGAGTACGGTGTGGCGGTCGTGCTCGTACCGGTCGATGCCGACGGAAAGCTGCTGATGGTGCGACAATACCGGCACGCCGCCGGCGCCTGGTTGCTCGAGTTACCCGCCGGCGGCATGGACGATGACGACGCGGCACCGGAGGCCGCTGCTCAGCGCGAGTTGCGCGAGGAGACGGGGCACCGTGGCACGCTCGCGCGCATCGGCGGCATGTTTTTGGCGCCGGGTTACTCGGAGGAGTATCAACACATCTTCGCCGCGACGGATCTCGTCGAAGACGCGCTGGACGCCGATGAAGACGAAGGCCTGCGCCTGGAACGCGTGCCGCTCGCTGACGCGCTCGACCTCATCGACCGCGGCGATGTTTGCGACGCGAAGAGCATCGCGGGGTTGCTGATGTATCTGCGACATGTCGGGCGCGCTCGCTGA
- the panB gene encoding 3-methyl-2-oxobutanoate hydroxymethyltransferase produces the protein MARITINDIRDMKQHGEKVAMMTAYDYPSARLVEDGGADVILVGDTLGMVVLGYDSTVPVTMDDMIHHTRAVVRGSQRALVVGDMPFMSYQTGWQDAMVNAARFMKDAGCGAVKLEGGVRSAEIVKKLVEAGIPVMGHIGLTPQSVNQFGGFKVQGKTPAAAVQLMHDAQALEQAGAFAIVLELVPAQLAELLTERLSVPTIGIGAGVHCDGQVQVFHDLLGLYDAFIPKHAKRYADVGTAIRDAITQYAAEVKSGAFPTPKQSFNMDPAALAELRPNSSDALRRRHAAGLDA, from the coding sequence ATGGCGCGCATCACCATCAACGACATCCGCGACATGAAGCAGCACGGCGAGAAGGTCGCGATGATGACGGCCTACGACTATCCGTCGGCGCGACTGGTGGAAGACGGCGGCGCCGACGTGATTCTCGTCGGTGACACCCTCGGCATGGTGGTGCTCGGCTACGACTCGACCGTGCCTGTGACCATGGACGACATGATCCACCACACGCGTGCCGTCGTGCGCGGCAGTCAGCGCGCTCTCGTCGTCGGCGACATGCCGTTCATGAGCTATCAGACAGGCTGGCAGGACGCGATGGTGAACGCGGCGCGCTTCATGAAGGATGCCGGCTGCGGCGCCGTCAAGCTGGAAGGCGGCGTGCGCTCCGCCGAGATCGTGAAGAAGCTTGTCGAAGCGGGCATTCCCGTCATGGGGCACATCGGCCTGACGCCGCAGTCGGTGAACCAGTTCGGAGGCTTCAAGGTGCAGGGCAAGACGCCTGCCGCCGCCGTGCAACTCATGCACGACGCGCAGGCGCTCGAACAGGCGGGCGCGTTCGCGATCGTCCTGGAACTCGTGCCGGCGCAACTGGCGGAACTGCTCACCGAACGCCTCAGCGTCCCCACGATCGGCATCGGCGCCGGCGTGCACTGCGACGGGCAGGTGCAGGTGTTCCACGACCTGCTCGGTCTGTACGACGCGTTCATACCGAAGCACGCGAAGCGCTACGCAGACGTCGGCACGGCGATCCGCGATGCCATCACGCAGTACGCCGCCGAGGTCAAGTCCGGCGCGTTCCCGACGCCGAAGCAAAGCTTCAACATGGATCCTGCCGCGCTCGCCGAACTGCGACCAAACAGCAGCGACGCGCTGCGCCGCCGGCACGCGGCCGGCCTCGACGCCTGA
- the panD gene encoding aspartate 1-decarboxylase, with protein MRTVLKSKIHRATVTQADLHYEGSITLDVALMEAADILPFEQVHVLDVNNGHRLTTYAIEGERDCGQVCINGAAAHLVDPGDVVIILTYKGATDAEARSLEPTLVYVDERNRIARIGHAIAAASVA; from the coding sequence GTGCGGACGGTACTGAAGAGCAAGATCCATCGCGCGACCGTCACACAGGCGGACCTGCATTACGAGGGTAGCATCACTCTCGATGTCGCGCTCATGGAAGCCGCCGACATCCTCCCGTTCGAGCAGGTCCACGTGCTCGATGTGAACAACGGCCATCGTCTGACGACCTACGCCATCGAAGGTGAGCGCGATTGCGGCCAGGTCTGCATCAACGGCGCCGCGGCGCACCTCGTCGACCCCGGCGACGTCGTCATCATCCTCACGTACAAGGGCGCGACCGATGCTGAAGCTCGCTCGCTGGAGCCCACCCTCGTCTACGTCGACGAACGGAATCGCATCGCACGCATCGGCCACGCGATAGCGGCGGCGTCCGTCGCTTAG
- a CDS encoding P1 family peptidase, producing MDEGSITDVPGIRVGHWTDLDAITGCTVVLPDAPAIAGVDVRGAAPGTRETDVLRSGNLVQHVHGIVLAGGSAFGLDAATGVVRYLVERGVGFAFGESVIPIVPAAILFDLSIGRADRRADADAGYAAAENAGYQCDEGSVGAGTGATVGKAHGPARAMKGGIGTASEQSASGLICGALAAVNASGEVIEPRDGRVLAGARGDDGAIDETTEALREGRFWRPEMPDGNTVLVVVATNAALTKEHANRLATVCHDGIARAVRPAHTPGDGDVVFTLATGEHALADYDYRVVEALSTRAVERAIVRGVMQAATLGGIPSARDLVTE from the coding sequence ATGGACGAAGGCTCGATTACCGACGTTCCCGGCATCCGCGTCGGGCACTGGACTGATCTCGACGCGATCACGGGATGCACCGTCGTGCTGCCGGACGCGCCCGCGATCGCTGGCGTCGATGTGCGCGGCGCCGCGCCCGGTACGCGTGAGACGGACGTGCTGCGTTCGGGCAACCTCGTGCAGCACGTGCACGGCATCGTGCTGGCGGGCGGCAGCGCCTTCGGCCTCGATGCCGCGACGGGCGTCGTGCGCTACCTCGTCGAGCGCGGCGTCGGCTTCGCATTCGGCGAGAGCGTGATCCCAATCGTGCCCGCGGCGATCCTCTTCGACCTGAGCATCGGACGCGCGGACCGGCGTGCCGACGCCGATGCCGGCTATGCTGCCGCCGAGAACGCCGGATATCAGTGCGATGAAGGCAGCGTGGGCGCCGGCACCGGCGCGACCGTCGGCAAGGCACACGGCCCTGCGCGCGCGATGAAGGGCGGCATCGGCACGGCGAGCGAGCAGAGCGCCTCCGGGCTCATCTGCGGCGCGCTGGCGGCGGTCAACGCGTCTGGCGAGGTCATCGAGCCGCGTGACGGTCGCGTGCTGGCCGGCGCACGTGGCGACGACGGTGCGATCGACGAGACGACGGAAGCGCTGCGGGAGGGCCGGTTCTGGCGGCCCGAGATGCCCGACGGCAACACGGTGCTCGTCGTGGTCGCCACGAACGCCGCGCTCACGAAGGAGCACGCGAACCGGCTCGCCACGGTCTGCCACGACGGCATCGCGCGCGCCGTGCGTCCCGCGCACACGCCCGGCGATGGTGACGTCGTGTTCACGCTCGCGACGGGCGAGCACGCGCTCGCGGACTACGACTACCGCGTCGTCGAAGCGCTTTCTACGCGCGCCGTCGAACGGGCGATTGTGCGCGGCGTCATGCAGGCCGCGACGCTTGGCGGCATCCCTTCGGCGCGCGATCTCGTCACCGAATAG
- a CDS encoding N-acetyltransferase, producing the protein MATSTHQLVRASIADAKAICDLVNTFARRGEMLPRTMAEVYQNLRDFYVVRDDAGETMACGGLHILWEDLGEIKSLAVREDMQGLGLGQRIVEACVDEARQLGLTTAFALTYRPGFFEKLGFSQADVMTLPRKVWGECYRCPKFPGCNEIAMVRPVNA; encoded by the coding sequence ATGGCGACCTCCACGCATCAACTGGTTCGCGCATCGATCGCCGATGCGAAAGCGATCTGCGACCTGGTGAACACATTCGCGAGGCGTGGCGAGATGCTGCCCCGTACGATGGCCGAGGTCTACCAGAACCTGCGTGACTTCTACGTCGTGCGCGACGATGCCGGCGAAACGATGGCGTGCGGCGGGCTGCACATCCTCTGGGAGGACCTGGGCGAGATCAAGTCACTCGCAGTGCGGGAAGACATGCAGGGGCTCGGCCTCGGGCAGCGCATCGTCGAAGCGTGCGTCGATGAAGCGCGTCAACTCGGGCTGACGACGGCGTTCGCGCTGACGTACCGCCCGGGCTTCTTCGAGAAACTCGGCTTCAGCCAGGCCGACGTGATGACGCTGCCGCGCAAGGTGTGGGGCGAATGCTACCGCTGCCCCAAGTTCCCCGGCTGCAACGAGATCGCGATGGTGCGGCCGGTGAACGCGTGA
- the panC gene encoding pantoate--beta-alanine ligase — protein MHVFRTIDDLQAWRRRLEGDVGLVPTMGYLHEGHLSLVREARRQSAHAVATIFVNPAQFAPHEDLGRYPRDEDRDLSLLEAERTDAVFVPTVDEMYPEGYATYVGVDALTQRLEGASRPTHFRGVTTVVLKLFNIVRPDRAYFGQKDAQQLAVIRRMVRDLDVPVHVVGLPIVREPDGLAMSSRNAYLTPEQRAQAPVLDRALALAERLFDDGVRDASQIRRHVEETIRAQPLAEIDYVSVADAETLDELEIVDGAALVSLAVRFGATRLIDNTVLQP, from the coding sequence TTGCACGTCTTCCGCACGATCGACGACCTGCAAGCGTGGCGCCGTCGCCTCGAAGGCGACGTCGGACTCGTGCCGACGATGGGCTACCTGCACGAAGGGCATCTTTCGCTCGTCCGTGAAGCGCGTCGGCAGAGCGCGCATGCCGTGGCTACGATCTTCGTCAATCCGGCGCAGTTTGCCCCGCACGAAGACCTCGGACGCTATCCGCGCGACGAAGACCGCGATCTCTCACTCCTGGAAGCGGAGCGCACTGATGCGGTATTTGTCCCGACCGTCGACGAGATGTACCCGGAGGGCTACGCCACGTACGTCGGCGTCGATGCGCTCACGCAGCGCCTCGAAGGTGCCAGCCGCCCGACGCACTTCCGCGGTGTCACGACCGTCGTGCTCAAGCTCTTTAACATCGTGCGGCCGGATCGCGCCTATTTCGGTCAGAAGGATGCGCAGCAACTCGCCGTCATCCGCCGCATGGTGCGCGACCTCGACGTTCCCGTGCACGTCGTCGGCCTGCCGATCGTGCGCGAACCGGACGGCCTGGCGATGAGCAGCCGCAACGCCTACCTCACGCCCGAACAGCGCGCGCAGGCGCCCGTGCTCGACCGCGCGCTCGCCCTCGCGGAGCGCCTGTTCGATGATGGCGTGCGCGATGCGTCGCAGATCCGCCGGCACGTCGAGGAGACGATACGCGCGCAGCCGCTCGCGGAGATCGACTACGTCAGCGTCGCAGATGCGGAGACGCTGGACGAACTCGAGATCGTCGATGGCGCAGCGCTCGTATCGCTCGCTGTGCGCTTCGGCGCGACGCGTCTGATCGATAACACGGTGTTGCAGCCGTAG
- a CDS encoding YebC/PmpR family DNA-binding transcriptional regulator, which translates to MSGHSKWSSIKRAKGVADAQRGQLFTKLSKEIIISAKQGGGDPAANFRLRLAVQKAKEANMPNENIDRAIKRGAGGGDGADNIDEIVYEGYGPHGTAVIVEAATDNRNRTVAEVRNVFTRAGGSLGETGSVGWNFEMRGVVSVSPNGKDADDLALLAIDAGADDVQVAGDSIDVYTQPGDLESVRRALEDNGLDVASAETQRVPKTTVQLDESAAIQTMRFIERLESLDDVQKVYFNAEFSDAVFAALAS; encoded by the coding sequence ATGTCCGGTCACTCAAAATGGTCCTCGATCAAGCGCGCCAAGGGCGTCGCCGATGCGCAGCGCGGCCAGCTCTTCACCAAGCTCTCCAAGGAGATCATCATTTCCGCGAAGCAGGGCGGCGGCGATCCGGCAGCGAACTTCCGGCTCCGCCTCGCCGTGCAGAAGGCCAAAGAAGCAAACATGCCGAACGAAAACATCGACCGCGCGATCAAGCGCGGCGCCGGCGGCGGTGATGGCGCCGACAACATCGATGAGATCGTGTACGAAGGCTACGGGCCGCACGGCACAGCCGTCATCGTCGAAGCGGCGACCGACAACCGTAATCGCACCGTCGCGGAAGTGCGCAACGTCTTCACACGCGCCGGCGGCAGCCTCGGCGAGACGGGCTCGGTCGGCTGGAACTTCGAGATGCGCGGCGTCGTCAGCGTGTCGCCGAACGGCAAAGACGCCGACGACCTCGCACTGCTCGCGATCGACGCCGGCGCCGATGACGTGCAGGTCGCCGGCGACAGCATCGATGTCTACACGCAACCGGGCGACCTCGAGAGCGTACGAAGGGCACTCGAGGACAACGGCCTCGACGTGGCGTCCGCCGAGACGCAGCGGGTGCCGAAGACCACCGTCCAGCTCGATGAGTCAGCCGCCATCCAGACGATGCGCTTCATCGAACGGCTCGAATCGCTCGATGATGTGCAGAAGGTCTACTTCAACGCCGAGTTCAGCGACGCGGTCTTCGCCGCGCTCGCGAGCTGA